The proteins below come from a single Gossypium raimondii isolate GPD5lz chromosome 2, ASM2569854v1, whole genome shotgun sequence genomic window:
- the LOC105787423 gene encoding thiol-disulfide oxidoreductase LTO1, with the protein MGFLKVKLSPFLFNLLELSTTSDSITTYTSVADISELDFQIFYSFKKWTLELSLLLLCAIWVLKQMASFIGLSASQSQFLYRCSLPIFSPAFISSSFHLKKQAPVRRLLVLPIKCSSSGPSQDTESEAETTSVPSSSSFSSSLASSNSTYNWRAGIGAVGIIETAYLTYLKLSGSDAFCPLGGGSCGDVLNSDYAFIFGVSLPLLGLIAYGFVTTLSLQLSAKNLPFGINETTGRLLLLGSTTSMATASAYFLYILSTKFAGTSCSYCLVSALLSFSLFFISLKDVGLQEVQKVVGLQVCIASLVFATLSTSYSNLPSAPSSQANIDLPYFTTEITKESSPFALSLARHLHSIGAKMYGAFWCSHCLEQKEMFGREAAKLLDYIECFPDGYKTGTKMIKACADANLEGFPTWVINGQVLSGEMELEKLAEVSGFQFNE; encoded by the exons ATGGGCTTTTTGAAGGTAAAATTGTCCCCATTCCTCTTCAACCTTCTTGAGCTTTCGACAACTAGCGATAGCATCACGACTTACACGAGTGTGGCTGATATCTCCGAACTTGACTTTcagattttttattcttttaagaaATGGACTCTTGAATTGAGCTTGTTACTTCTTTGTGCAATCTGGGTATTAAAGCAAATGGCCAGTTTCATTGGTTTATCAGCTTCTCAAAGTCAATTCTTGTATCGCTGCTCTCTCCCTATCTTTTCTCCTGCCTTCATTTCATCTTCCTTTCATTTAAAA AAGCAAGCGCCGGTTCGGAGATTGCTTGTGCTTCCTATTAAGTGTTCATCTTCAGGGCCGAGTCAAGATACTGAGTCAGAAGCTGAAACGACGTCAgttccatcttcttcttctttttctagtTCATTGGCTTCGAGCAATTCCACGTATAATTGGCGTGCTGGGATTGGTGCCGTTGGGATTATTGAAACTGCTTACTTGACTTACCTCAAGCTCTCTGGTTCCGATGCCTTTTGCCCTCTTGGTGGTGGTAGTTGTGGTGATGTCCTCAACAGTGATTACGCTTTcatttttg GTGTTTCTCTTCCATTACTTGGACTGATTGCTTATGGATTTGTTACGACACTCAGCTTGCAGTTGAGCGCCAAGAACTTACCTTTTGGGATCAACGAAACGACGGGTCGCTTGCTATTGCTTGGGAGCACTACCTCCATGGCTACTGCCAGTGCATACTTTTTGTACATACTGAGTACAAAATTTGCTGGAACTTCTTGCTCCTACTGTCTAGTGTCGGCTTTATTAtcgtttagtttatttttcattagCCTAAAG GATGTTGGGTTACAGGAGGTACAGAAAGTGGTGGGTTTACAAGTATGCATAGCAAGCTTGGTATTTGCCACATTAAGTACATCATACAGCAATTTACCATCTGCTCCTTCAAG CCAAGCTAATATTGATCTTCCATATTTTACAACTGAGATAACAAAGGAATCAAGTCCTTTTGCGCTTTCTCTTGCAAGGCATCTACATTCTATAGGAGCTAAGATGTATGGGGCTTTTTGGTGTTCTCACTGTCTAGAACAAAAAGAG ATGTTTGGACGTGAGGCAGCAAAGTTGTTGGACTACATTGAATGCTTTCCTGATGGATATAAGACGGGAACAAAAATGATCAAGGCATGTGCAGATGCAAATTTAGAAGGATTCCCAACTTGGGTTATTAATGGTCAG GTTTTGAGTGGAGAGATGGAATTGGAAAAACTTGCCGAGGTATC
- the LOC105787425 gene encoding protein IQ-DOMAIN 20 — MGTARNWFNTVRKKFIKSSHQRDIVIPHSENLSQQSMIKEVRDFPNISPSSRSSFQTKNLTREDIAAIKIQSVFRGHLARRAYRALRSLVKLQAVARGAYVRKQVQIAMNCMHALVRLQVKVRARQLLGRYSE, encoded by the exons ATGGGCACTGCTAGAAACTGGTTCAACACAGTTAGAAAGAAGTTCATCAAATCATCCCACCAAAGAGATATCGTCATTCCTCATAGCGAAAATCTCAGCCAGCAGTCAATGATCAAAGAAGTTAGAGACTTCCCCAATATTTCACCTTCATCGAGATCATCATTTCAGACAAAAAATTTAACCAGAGAGGATATTGCAGCAATTAAGATCCAATCAGTTTTCAGGGGTCATCTT GCAAGACGAGCATATAGAGCATTGAGAAGCCTGGTTAAGCTGCAAGCAGTGGCCCGAGGGGCGTATGTAAGGAAACAAGTACAAATAGCAATGAATTGCATGCATGCACTTGTCAGGTTACAGGTCAAGGTTCGCGCCCGCCAACTCCTGGGCAGGTACAGTGAGTGA